gtgtttattaaatgtcgtgttcatgctgtaggaagtaaacacacacacacacacacacacacacacacctctgcaggaacccttttgcatcactgctgggtttctaaagctccgggacacagactggttctgctggttctgctggttctgctgggtccagtgaggaccaggtcgatgactggagtctgtctctctctcaggtgtccacatttTCCAGCGGATgtctggctgtgagtgggacgatgagactggagaggtcactggttttcaGCAGTTcggttataatggagaagacttcatcgtcctggacctgaagacggagacatggatcgctcccagtcctcaggctgtcatcaccaaacacagatgggatcatAATAGAGCTCTGATGGAATACTACAAGTATTCCCTCACCCAggagtgtcctgagtgggggaggaagtatctggagtatgggaggagctctctgctgagaacaggtagaagcacatcacctggtggagtttcaaaccaacaaccttcatgttcatctgctgtttctgacccacacacagagacacactctgtcctttacctctctgtcctccttctctctccttcagtcttcttctcctctgctcctcccttcttttgtcgcctcctctcctctgaggtttatttgcgttgtttcagtgtctctggcgacaactccccccgcattcaggtctgtacggttctgaccacatccaaactcactatgagaagctaggtgctaaaaaggacactttctctttcacacctgtaaataccgttgatgtgctaaaacaactaattgcccttcaacctaacaaggccacaggccttgacaacatacccacccggttcctcagagacgcagctgtctctatcgcccccgtggtaacccatctgataaatttatccatcaatcagtgccacgtcccacaggaattcaagacggcgcgggttatccctctgtataaaaaaggaaacaaattagaacctggcaactaccgccctgtttccatcctttgttccatctcaaaggttatggagagattaatccaggagcaaatcaaccgctacctcgccgagcataacctcctctttgaattccaatcgggcttcagaacatcccactccactgacacgtgcctcatatatctgaccgactacattaagcgtgaagtagactcgggcaagtattgcggcatggttatgctggacctccagaaggcctttgacaccgttaaccattcaatcctattgaataaactaggggtgattggttttgatagcacatcaacaaactggatgaaatcgtaccttgagggacgagaacaaatggtagacataaacggaaccttgtcctcgtccctcccggtaagctgcggggttcctcaaggcagcattctaggaccgttactgttcctcctatacattaacgacatgaatgctgcctgtaactgcaaattgttcctgtttgctgacgactcagcactcctgatttcgggagaggacaaagtgcaggttgaggaggctctcagctctgagctcaccagaatccgtacttggcttactgataacaaactgtcactacatcttggtaaaaccgaatcgattctttttgggtctaaacactctctacgtgagataaatgttaatgatttcaaggtcacagtcgataatacagtcatctccagcaaagaagagattacctatttgggctgtgttcttgacaaatacctgtctggcgatagtatggcaactaaggtgatcaaaaaagtcaatcagagaacaagatttttgggcagaatgtctgcttttgtcaacaaaagtgctctccggacgcttgctgcagccctcgttcagcccctctttgactatgctagcacctcctggtattcaaacatcaaaatgtccctgaaaaccaggctccaaacctcccaaaacaaactgattcggctactcctcaatctggggcccatgacccaccttcttcctggacattttgctagcctaaaatggctcagggtagaagacagggttaaacaactcaaaatgggattggcatttaaaatagtcaatgcagctctgccctcagtcccctcaatccctgcatacctgacggaacacctccacagatttagtgacacccacagccacaacactagagggagctcaaacaacaacctgattaccccctcctataggactaacatgggtaaatcatctttctacaatacggccacccaagggtggaacggattgactcccgccctcaaaacatgcacctctttggcctccttcaaaaaggccctaaaaatacaccttttagggggacagaaacggagatagtcatcacgactctctccgggtcaaaccccccctcctttttttttgtccacctatgttgcacgtattaattgctttagtaatttattgtaatttatgtaagttatttattgtcatttcgcatcagtggtgtaatttattttagattaattgttagtttgcactggcggtgtaataacattttatttttgtcgttctaatgttacgttgcatcaattgcgtaatttaatattggatttatttttatttgtattgttttttgtggatgatttatgtacgaaggactttcaacggaaacaagcccgcaagggcttttttgaaatgctcctcttagacaggatgtttgacgttatttgtactgtaatacatgctactgtgtgactgtacttgtactctaacattctatctaataaatatattcatcatcatcatcaacagtgactcctgatgacgtgtctttgtctcctcctccagagctcccctctctaacgtgtctttgtctcctcctccagagctcccctctataacgtgtctttgtctcctcctccagagctcccctctctaacgtgtctttgtctcctcctccagagctcccctctctaacgtgtctttgtctcctcctccagagctcccctctctaacgtgtctttgtctcctccagagctcccctctctaacgtgtctttgtctcctcctccagagctcccctcttacgtgtctttatctcctcctccaaagctcccctctctaacgtgtctttgtctcctcttccagacctcccctcagtgtttctcctccagaagactccttcctctcccgtcagctgcttcgctacaggtttctacccagacagagccgctctcttctggaggaaggatggggaggagcttcttgaggaggtggagcacggagagatcctccccaaccatgacggaaccttccagatgagtgtggacctggacctttcatcggcggcggctgaagactggaggaggtacgactgtgtgttccagctcttcggtgtgaaggacgacttggtcaccagactggacaagggaaagatctggaccaactggggtgagactgggatcagggggtgaaggtggggacacatttctgtctctctgatggtccagatcatgggtttgaagagttggacagaagttttgtttcttttattgtcgtttgctgttttctgtgtaactttagagttcagataatcaataaaccacccgggacccagacaacggtaccagaaccctaacccggtacctgcacagaagacggaagcctttgaatcagtgatagttctgttggtggtggcggtccgatgtccactgggctttcattcatgcaggacgatgtcagtaaagtcagttcatgtcctcagcggaggaggttctgattggacctggatctgttagcaggatgatccagaaccacggatgaggttctgattggacctggatctgttagcaggacgatcTAGAACTgcagaggaggttctgattggacctggatctgcttgttagcaggatgatccagaactgcggaggaggttctgattggacctggatctgttagcaggatgatccagaaccgtggaggaggttctgattggacctggatctgcttgttagcaggatgatccagaaccacggaTTAgtttctgattggacctggatctgttagtaggatgatccagaaccgcggattaggttctgattggacctggatctgcttgttagcaggatgatccagaaccacggaggaggttctgattggacctggatctgttagcaggatgatccagaaccgtggaggaggttctgattggacctggatctgttagcaggatgatccagaactgcggaggaagTTCTGAtaggacctggatctgttagcaggatgatccagaaccgtggaggaggttctgattggacctggatctgcttgttagcaggatgatccagaactgcggaggaggttctgattggacctggatctgcttgttagcaggatgatccagaaccacggattaggttctgattggacctggatctgttagtaggatgatccagaactgcggaggaggttctgattggacctggatctgttagcaggatgatccagaactgcggaggaggttctgttggacctggatctgcttgttagcaggatgatccagaacccagtgaatgttgacgtgaagctaggagggtgggacacgggtccaacatgaagtccttcaGTACCGTGGGAAGACACGTTGATTCTAAAGCTCCTTTATGGAATCAGCGTTCTTCACCACGTTCCTTcgtttctccagaagctgggatgtaaaacgttccccatattcctgatgttgaccaggatgttatcagaacctggtgtttctccatgaggacaggtccacagagctgtgggactgtccagcctcagcagagggacgcagcgttccagcgcttcggaggtttcagtctggagttggagaaaaagtattttggatctatttcatttttcagaagtttctagttttaaagtcaaacctctgtcagaacattagaacacactagaacattagaacattggacgagtctccctgagactggaaccaacatcaggacagaaagcagcacagaccgtcctcctgtggacaggtggacatgaaaccacctaaggaggacggcaggaccaccaaccaggtggtgtccgtctgcaggacggttctgttgggacatggatgttgttctctgacttgttgttttctgctctccagaggaacccactaacgtgaacgccatcatcatcatcgtcatcgctgcagcggttcttcttgtcctcacggctgccgttggattcaagctgtacagacagaggacaggtgagcgacccagacagaaccagtctctgtctcctggctttgattggacactttgacctgatgaagcaaacaggaggtggtttcagcttcagagtccagaaccacgatgacggaccagggaagacagtcgtgatgtgttgacccttgagtaactcctggacagtttagtccatttcagaaattctaaactccctccaggacaaccaccgtcctctttggtgaggcggagtcacaaaatctcaacgtccataatttgactgtgtaatccgtgtttaacctgtccacgacccttgagacaaaaatgtccatttgttctacatagtgtccaagaaaaggtcacagaggggtgatttttgaaaggggggtaatttgggcttaaatttgaaaacccatatttgccaccgccgtttgtctgtccggctgttagcaagataactcaaaaagttctggacggatctggatgaagtttccaggatttgtcgggaatgtttccaggaacagatgattacatttcggtgatgatccagaagagatcctggattctggatcacttggaactaccgtattttccggattataagtcgcggtttttttcatagtttggtcgggggtgcgacttataaatcggagcgacttatatatgcttttttttacaaaatctgtgagcgcagagacagtagcctacacatttctataacaggtgttacagggaactctgtgacccgtcagaatctgtcgcggtttctggaggttcagagttatctgtcacacctgttatcgaaaaacacaaattagaagggctgattgaaaatggcgtcgaaaagaaagtcatattccgcggcttacaagcttcagatagtgaaatatggagccgaaaacggcaatcgagcagcagaaagaaagtttggagtgagcgaaaaacttgtaagggactggcgaaaagcggaggttacgcttactgaaatgaagaaaacaaagaaagctaatcgcgggcgacaagctaggtggccgcagttggaggaacgagttcacgcatgggtgcttgaacaacgtgctgctgggagaggtttgtcaacggtgcagttgcgtctccacgcccaggtggttgccagggaggtgaatataaacggctttgcgggaggaccttcttggtgttaccgcttcatgcaacgcaaacgcctctctatcagagctaggacgacactgtcccaaaaactgccagcggacttccaagccaaggttgacagtttccgcgcgttcattgaaaagcatgtaagtgatcacaacgtgacaccggatcatattattaacatggacgaggtccccctcacttttgacatccccatgggccgaagtgttgcagagaaagggcaaaaaagtgtgaatatcgttacaactggtcatgagagatcacacttcacagtggtgctggcatgttgtggagacggatcaaaactgccaccgatggtcattttcaaacgaaaaaccatgccaaaaatccaatcctcctcagttgaagtcgccgtgaacgagaaagggtggattgatcaagaaatgatgaacttgtggcttacaaagtgctacaataagcgaccggatggcttctttagagcacgcaaagctctgcttgtgatggatagcatgagagcgcacatcacaccacagttaaaaaataaattaaaatttttcaactccatacctgccatcatccctggaggcttaaccaaaatactccagccacttgatatctccgtgaataggagctttaagtcagttttgcgtaacctgtgggagcagtggatgacggatggagagcacagcttcacggcaaccgggagaatgcgccatgcaactttcctggaagtcattgaatggatcgacaaagcatgggcttcagtgacaaccgcaatcatcctgtcgggattcagaaaggctggaataattggaactgcaactgaatataatatcagccgtcactttgccacaaagcatgcaaactacgccagcaagcaatcaatgcaagaacggaagttctgccgtcgcttctctgatttaaagaaaattgacgcatcacttcagctggtgtcccgtcccgtcacaagaccctgaaaccgcaccgcaggagctgcagttggaactgatcgatcgataagttcaagtctcttaacctgaatgacttttatgtctcacttaacgaagcaacgcttccaaacctccggaggacggcacagaatatgctgctgtttggctcgacctacgtgtgtgagcagacgtccagcgtcatgatcaataaatcccgttcttttaatgaagtgcgcatttacgcacagcagtggaacaacaatgagtgcagcagaaatgattgagatttagtatttcgtgttttgatatgttttgaatgttgaaagtgatcatcttttttcaataaatgttgatttatttacgtgttcaagtaaaatttattaaaaacagatgcaatcaccaggtttgacagatcacagtgtcattgctattttaatctatttacatttctcctcacactgttgtgctattttaatctatttacatttctcctcacactgttgtgctattttaatctatttacatttctcctcacaccgttgtgccaaaatatgtgtaaatgctgcatcttgcatattcattgtgacaaacgtactacctggataaaggctattttgcacatttgaaagacgcagtccttcgtacacactgttagtaaagcgggttgtacatttatctgtgtgtttactgtgctatgaggttgtcacactacacgcagcgctttagtatatctgggccaaacactcatccaaatgctcctggcccggcccctcggtcaaaatttcaaacccaatgtggcccgcacgtcaaaaggtttgcccacccctgtccTGGTGTCATGTGATCTGTgacgagagacatctgacggcctctagagtcgtctctgctgtccgtcctcagaaatccttcctttgcttccagtcctcctggaacctgcggcgGAACTCggacactaacgagtccggaggtgttggagtaaacgggcgtgtctttgttcctcctggacgccgcccctcccccagtgcttcctgtctgttcacggatcacaatcacttcctgtgttgttaacgagacgaaggctgaag
This is a stretch of genomic DNA from Brachionichthys hirsutus isolate HB-005 unplaced genomic scaffold, CSIRO-AGI_Bhir_v1 contig_951, whole genome shotgun sequence. It encodes these proteins:
- the LOC137916048 gene encoding major histocompatibility complex class I-related gene protein-like isoform X2, which gives rise to MGQFTMKTSVLVLVLVLVLGTGVPGAVGETHSVKYFQTASSGVSNFPEYVSVGLIDDVQMFHYDSKTKRAEPKQDWMDKVTAEDPEYWTRLTRINVGNQEWYKFSMETLKKRFNQSEGVHIFQRMSGCEWDDETGEVTGFQQFGYNGEDFIVLDLKTETWIAPSPQAVITKHRWDHNRALMEYYKYSLTQECPEWGRKYLEYGRSSLLRTDLPSVFLLQKTPSSPVSCFATGFYPDRAALFWRKDGEELLEEVEHGEILPNHDGTFQMSVDLDLSSAAAEDWRRYDCVFQLFGVKDDLVTRLDKGKIWTNWEEPTNVNAIIIIVIAAAVLLVLTAAVGFKLYRQRTVLLEPAAELGH
- the LOC137916048 gene encoding major histocompatibility complex class I-related gene protein-like isoform X1, producing MGQFTMKTSVLVLVLVLVLGTGVPGAVGETHSVKYFQTASSGVSNFPEYVSVGLIDDVQMFHYDSKTKRAEPKQDWMDKVTAEDPEYWTRLTRINVGNQEWYKFSMETLKKRFNQSEGVHIFQRMSGCEWDDETGEVTGFQQFGYNGEDFIVLDLKTETWIAPSPQAVITKHRWDHNRALMEYYKYSLTQECPEWGRKYLEYGRSSLLRTDLPSVFLLQKTPSSPVSCFATGFYPDRAALFWRKDGEELLEEVEHGEILPNHDGTFQMSVDLDLSSAAAEDWRRYDCVFQLFGVKDDLVTRLDKGKIWTNWEEPTNVNAIIIIVIAAAVLLVLTAAVGFKLYRQRTEILPLLPVLLEPAAELGH